In Luteipulveratus mongoliensis, the DNA window GACCCGGAGTCGCCGTTCTGCTACATCCCGCCCTACATCAGCGCCGTGCTCCGCGGCGAGGAGCCGCCGCAGCTGTACGCCGACGACGGTGGGGACAGCTGCTACGCACCAGACGCCGGTCGTGCGATCGCGCTCCTGACGACGGCGGAGACCTTGCAGCACGACACTTACAACGTGTCGAGCGGGCGGCCGTACGCCAACCGCGAGTTCGCGAATGCGTTGCAGGAGAACGTCTCTGGGGCGCGGCTCGACCTCCTGCCCGGCAGGCAGGGCGGACCTGGCAAGGACCCCTACCTCGACATCACCCGACTCACCGAGGAGACCGGCTTCGAGCCGAAGTTCGACGTCGCCGCGGCAGTCGCCGACTACGTCGCCTGGCGTGCCGACAACCCTCGCTGATGCGTTCGGTCAAACGTGCGCAACGCGAGGCTGTGGGAGCTCGACCCACGGGACCGCGTGGTCTGGGGCCATGCGTAGGCGCGCTATGCACGTCGGACGGAACTGAGTGGGCGGAGGGGTACGGCGCTGGTCAGGAGAGCCATCGCCGAACCGGGTACGCGGTGCTGCGGTCCGCCGTACTTTTGGGCGACCCACCCACTCCGAGGTGGGAGCTCGTCGCGGCAGGCGCCGCGACTCGATGGAGGGACATCCATGGCAACTTGCGCAAGCTGTCTTGATGGTGGACCGCAACAACAACAAGAAGCTGGATGGGCCTGACTCCATCGAGAACAACTCGGGCGCCTTCACGACCTACGCGGGAGCGTCCTACTTCACCAACACCAACGGCCACTGCGTCGCGTGGTCGGGTGGCGTCTGGGCGGCCGACAGCGACTCGGCCGGCAGCTTCGACAAGTGGGTCCACTGCGGCTAGTCCGCACTTTCCTGGGGTGGCAGGGGTGACACATGCGTCACCCCTGCCACCCAGGTCTCTAGCCCTGCGGGCTGGGCGGGCCGTCGAGGATCCGGGGCACGTACTCCAGCAGCTGCAGCCCACCCTCGAAGGTGCGGCTCTCCGTCAGCTCCAGCCCGACATCGGGATAGCTGTCATAGATCCGCTCCTGGCCGGTCTTCCCCGTGATCACGGGGAAGACCACGACACGGAACCGGTCGACCAGCCCGGCGGTCAGCAGCGACCGGCACAGGCTCACGCTCCCGAGTGTCGCGAGGGGAGTCGTCTCGGTCGCCTTCAGCTCGCGTACGGCCTCGACCGCATCTGTGGAGACGAGAGTGGTGTTGTCCCACGAGAGCGGCTCGGTCAACGTCGACGAGAAGACGATCTTGCGCATTGCGGCCATCGGATCCATGCCCGGCTCGCCACTGGCAGCGAAGCCCGACATGAGTCGGTAGGTGTTGGCGCCCATCAGGTGGGTGTGCTCCGGCTGCTCGCCCAGCCACCCGAGGTACTCCGGGCTCTCCATGCCCCAGAAGCCCGGCCAGCCCTCGGCCGCGCCGTACCCGTCAAGCGAAGTGATGAAGTCGATCAACAGATCGGCCATGTCGTGCCTCCTCGGAACGTTGACTCAGGCTCACAGCGCTGTCTCCGGTGGTCAAGGCATTGGCCGAAATCTTGGGTCATGTGTCCATCGCGGCAGACGTGCGGCTGGCTAGCGTGTCCTGCGTGAGCCCCCTGGCCTTCCACCATGTCGTCGCAGCCGTCCTCCTCTTCGGTGGCACGGCGGTCTGGGGCGTCAGCGAAGTCGTCTTCGCAGCGCGACGTACGGGCACCGGCGGCGATGCCGATCGAAGTCATATCCCTTTGTTTGCAACGGCATTCGCGTGCGTCGGCCTGGCCATGGCTGTGTCGCCGCTCGGGCCGTCGTTGCCAGGTGGAGCGCGATGGCCGCTGATCACGGGGCTCGTGATCTTCGCGGTCGCCGTCGCGTATCGCATCTGGGCCATCCGGACGCTCGGTCGGTTCTTCGTCTTCAACGTCGACGTCCAGGCGGACCAGCAGGTCGTCGACACGGGGCCGTACGCCCTCACGCGGCACCCGTCGTACCTCGGCCTCATCGGGGCTCTCCTCGGTCTGGGGCTCGCGCTCGACAACTGGCCGTCGTTGGTGCTCGCGTTCGTCCCGCCGGCAGTGGGATTCGTGCACCGCATCCACGTCGAGGAGGGCGTGCTGGCGACCGAGCTCGGGCAGCCGTACCGCGACTACATGGCACGGACGAAGCGGCTGATCCCGGGCGTCTGGTGACCGGCACCGGAAGTTCGGGGCGGGTGTCGCATCAGGGCGGCAGCGTTCGTAGTACTGGTGAGGGTGGCCCATCAGGGCTGCCCCGGAGCAGCAGGAGATGACCCGAGATGACGAAGTATCTGATCTCGTTCGACGACGCCGCCATGGTCTTCACCGAGGAGGAGCTGCCCGCCATCGCGAAGGCCGCCTCAGACGTCGGCGAAGAGGCAACGGCCGCAGGGGTGTGGGTTTTCGGTGGCGGCCTGAACTACGAGGTGGAGACGAGCACCGTGGCCCCCGACGGGTCGGTGACCGATGGCCCCTATCCGGAGGCCAAGGAGCGGCTCGGCGGCTTTGCGGTCGTGGATGTGCCGACGCTCGAGGCAGCTCAGGAGTGGGCCAGCAAGATCGCGGTGGCGTGCCGTTGTCCGCAGCGGGTCCGGCAGTTCCTTCCGGACCCGACCTTCGACTGAGCCGGCCAAGCCGCGCACTCAGGCCGCCTGTGCGCTCCTTGCCGTCGTCTCTCCTCGCGAGCCTGGCACTCGACTTGCTAGGCGCGCCCGCGCCGGGCAAACGTTTCGACCACTGCCGGTGCCACGAGCTCAATGGCCAGCAATCCGTCATGCAAGCGCGTGGGTGGACCGATCGTGGCCCGAGTGACGAGCCGACCGACGCCGCCGAGCGCCATCAGGCCAGCAAGGATGCGTGCCCTCTGGAGGTCCGGTTGTGGCCCACGCCCTGCGTCGAGCCATGCCAGGCCATAGCCCATGAACATCGGCCCCATGAAGCGCACGTGCGAGTCCACTGTCGCGTCCTCGGCCATCCCCGGCTCGACGCGCACACCGCCAAGTAGTTGGAGCGCGCCGATCCCGACGCAGGTCCAACCGGTCACCTTCGCGAGATTCGCCAACGAGGACATGCTGACGAACGTAACAGCGTTCTCGCGCGGGTTCACCACAGAGGCGGGTCAGCCGGTCACCCAGTCCATGTGGCTGATCCAGTGGTCGAACAGGGCCGGATCGCCCTGCACCTCCAGCGCCGGAGCCGCACTCAATGGGCGACGCCTGCTGAGAACGAGCATGAGGTCGGCGGCCGGGCCGCGTACGGCGACGTCCGCGTCGGCGTGGGTGCGCTCGAGCGCGACCTGGTCCTGCTCGCGGCGGGCCAGCCACTCCCCGGGAGCATCGGTGGCGTGGAAGTGCAGGGTCTGCCCGTCGCCGCGCATCGCGTCGGCGAAGCCCTCCCTGTTCTCCCAGTAGCCGCGGGACGTCATCGTGTCCAGCCAGTCCTCGGCCGCCTCCACGGCGA includes these proteins:
- a CDS encoding dihydrofolate reductase family protein, producing MADLLIDFITSLDGYGAAEGWPGFWGMESPEYLGWLGEQPEHTHLMGANTYRLMSGFAASGEPGMDPMAAMRKIVFSSTLTEPLSWDNTTLVSTDAVEAVRELKATETTPLATLGSVSLCRSLLTAGLVDRFRVVVFPVITGKTGQERIYDSYPDVGLELTESRTFEGGLQLLEYVPRILDGPPSPQG
- a CDS encoding methyltransferase family protein encodes the protein MSPLAFHHVVAAVLLFGGTAVWGVSEVVFAARRTGTGGDADRSHIPLFATAFACVGLAMAVSPLGPSLPGGARWPLITGLVIFAVAVAYRIWAIRTLGRFFVFNVDVQADQQVVDTGPYALTRHPSYLGLIGALLGLGLALDNWPSLVLAFVPPAVGFVHRIHVEEGVLATELGQPYRDYMARTKRLIPGVW
- a CDS encoding DUF4345 domain-containing protein; translated protein: MSSLANLAKVTGWTCVGIGALQLLGGVRVEPGMAEDATVDSHVRFMGPMFMGYGLAWLDAGRGPQPDLQRARILAGLMALGGVGRLVTRATIGPPTRLHDGLLAIELVAPAVVETFARRGRA
- a CDS encoding YciI family protein; the protein is MTKYLISFDDAAMVFTEEELPAIAKAASDVGEEATAAGVWVFGGGLNYEVETSTVAPDGSVTDGPYPEAKERLGGFAVVDVPTLEAAQEWASKIAVACRCPQRVRQFLPDPTFD